From Longimicrobium sp., one genomic window encodes:
- the msrB gene encoding peptide-methionine (R)-S-oxide reductase MsrB yields the protein MAEKIQKTDAEWRAQLTPEQYEVARLKGTERAFTGAYWDTKDEGVYRCICCNEELFRSDEKFDSGCGWPSFTAPASPQVVGEHVDDSFFTRRTEVVCNRCGAHLGHVFHDGPAPTRLRYCINSASLSLEPKQGGNP from the coding sequence ATGGCCGAGAAGATCCAGAAGACCGATGCCGAGTGGCGGGCGCAGCTGACGCCCGAGCAGTACGAGGTGGCGCGGCTGAAGGGTACCGAGCGCGCCTTTACCGGGGCGTACTGGGATACGAAGGACGAGGGCGTGTACCGCTGCATTTGCTGCAACGAGGAGCTGTTCCGCAGCGACGAGAAGTTCGATTCCGGCTGCGGATGGCCCAGCTTTACCGCCCCGGCCTCGCCCCAGGTGGTGGGCGAGCACGTGGACGACTCGTTCTTCACGCGGCGCACTGAGGTGGTGTGCAACCGGTGCGGAGCACACCTGGGCCACGTCTTTCACGACGGCCCCGCGCCCACCCGGCTGCGCTACTGCATCAACTCGGCGTCCCTCTCGCTGGAGCCGAAACAGGGTGGAAATCCCTGA
- a CDS encoding helix-turn-helix domain-containing protein, whose protein sequence is MTAPVTPDVRSNSRKRLLLMVMEPSLRSLFTNVPARYDVVEPGWDELDDTLRRASPSSIVVVDPYAGEPSGARLPLVRDLLKRFPSVPVLAVMDLRPEVSGDVQMLLDWGVSEVAPLGPFRTPGVLRHVLWQAHARPFKRRLEAVLNGYVGSDARGLLRAAAEVAVEGGQAPELAQRLGVSARTLTAHCLRAGLPAPRHTQAWIRLLLACMLLDDPGRTVYSAAYASGYASERSLRRAITTSLGVDSTALRRAGAFATAGAAFNHALHQAREAARERRRPGPHRKAE, encoded by the coding sequence ATGACCGCCCCTGTAACGCCAGATGTGCGCAGCAACTCTCGTAAGCGGTTGCTGCTGATGGTGATGGAGCCTTCCCTGCGAAGCCTGTTCACGAACGTGCCAGCGCGCTACGACGTCGTTGAGCCCGGGTGGGACGAGCTGGACGACACGCTGCGCAGGGCGTCGCCCTCGAGCATCGTGGTGGTGGATCCGTACGCAGGCGAGCCCAGCGGAGCGCGCCTGCCGCTCGTGCGCGACCTGCTGAAGCGGTTTCCGTCGGTGCCGGTGCTGGCGGTGATGGACCTGCGCCCGGAAGTATCGGGCGACGTGCAGATGCTGCTGGACTGGGGGGTGTCGGAGGTGGCGCCGCTGGGGCCGTTCCGCACGCCGGGCGTGCTGCGGCACGTGCTGTGGCAGGCGCACGCGCGGCCGTTCAAGCGCAGGCTGGAGGCGGTGCTGAACGGCTACGTGGGGTCCGACGCGCGCGGACTGCTGCGGGCGGCGGCGGAAGTGGCGGTGGAGGGAGGGCAGGCTCCGGAGCTGGCGCAGCGGCTGGGCGTGAGCGCGCGCACGCTCACCGCGCACTGCCTTCGTGCGGGGCTGCCCGCGCCGCGGCACACGCAGGCGTGGATTCGCCTGCTGCTGGCGTGCATGCTCCTGGACGACCCCGGCCGCACCGTGTACAGCGCGGCGTACGCCAGCGGCTACGCCAGCGAGCGATCGCTTCGCCGGGCCATCACCACCTCGCTGGGGGTGGACAGCACAGCCCTGCGCCGGGCGGGGGCATTCGCCACGGCGGGCGCGGCGTTCAACCACGCGCTGCACCAGGCCCGCGAGGCCGCCCGCGAGCGCCGGCGCCCAGGGCCGCACCGCAAGGCGGAATGA